Proteins encoded in a region of the Deefgea piscis genome:
- a CDS encoding crotonase/enoyl-CoA hydratase family protein, which produces MPNLHLEIKGPIAYVALNRPEKRNAMSFSLLMDLIETAKQLKKNKQIRCVILLGQGESFSAGIDLNDLNQAKNRWFAMWQLIKPGQSVFQKAFLIWQTLPFPVIAVLHGHCFGAGMQLALAADFRIAAPDCQLSIMESRWGLVPDMGITQTLRGLIASDVAKELTFTGRILSGIEAKALGLISAVDETPLIAATAMAERFCQKSPDALHAGKQVLNAMHLKPSKALRLEKIWQLKLLLGRNSRLARKASKDLTVQFAPRQYD; this is translated from the coding sequence ATGCCAAATTTACACTTAGAGATCAAAGGCCCAATTGCCTACGTTGCACTCAATCGCCCAGAAAAACGCAATGCAATGTCGTTTTCGCTACTAATGGATTTAATTGAAACCGCCAAACAATTAAAGAAAAACAAGCAAATTCGCTGCGTTATCCTTCTAGGGCAAGGAGAGTCTTTTAGCGCGGGCATCGATTTGAACGACTTAAATCAAGCTAAAAATCGCTGGTTTGCAATGTGGCAACTGATTAAGCCGGGGCAAAGCGTGTTTCAAAAAGCATTTTTAATTTGGCAAACGCTGCCATTTCCGGTGATCGCCGTTTTGCATGGTCATTGTTTTGGTGCCGGTATGCAGCTCGCTTTAGCGGCTGACTTTCGAATTGCCGCGCCAGATTGTCAACTATCCATTATGGAAAGTCGCTGGGGGCTGGTGCCCGATATGGGTATTACACAAACGCTGCGCGGATTAATCGCCAGTGATGTCGCCAAAGAACTCACCTTTACTGGGCGCATTTTGAGTGGCATCGAAGCCAAAGCGCTGGGATTAATTAGCGCAGTCGATGAAACGCCGTTAATTGCGGCCACTGCAATGGCAGAGCGTTTTTGTCAAAAATCGCCCGACGCTTTGCACGCCGGCAAGCAAGTACTCAATGCCATGCACCTCAAGCCAAGCAAAGCCTTACGTCTCGAGAAAATCTGGCAGCTTAAATTACTACTGGGGAGAAATAGTCGCTTAGCGCGTAAAGCCAGCAAAGACCTCACGGTTCAGTTTGCCCCGCGCCAGTACGATTAA
- the adk gene encoding adenylate kinase, translating into MRLILLGAPGAGKGTQANFIREQFGIPQISTGDMLRAAVKAGTPLGLEAKAIMDAGGLVRDDIIIGLVKERIAQADCANGFLFDGFPRTIPQAEAMIAAGVDIDYVVEIDVPDANIVDRMAGRRVHVASGRTFHIKYNPPKVEGIDDETGEPLVQRDDDKEDVVLKRLGVYHEQTEVLVDFYGKLAASGHGNAPKYIKIDGTQAVDVVREQTLKALGA; encoded by the coding sequence GGGCGCGCCAGGCGCTGGTAAAGGGACACAGGCGAACTTTATCCGCGAACAATTTGGCATTCCACAAATCTCGACTGGCGACATGCTGCGCGCTGCGGTTAAAGCAGGCACGCCCTTAGGGCTAGAAGCAAAAGCCATTATGGATGCCGGCGGTTTGGTGCGCGATGACATTATTATTGGTCTGGTTAAAGAGCGTATTGCACAAGCCGATTGCGCCAATGGTTTCTTGTTTGATGGCTTTCCACGCACGATTCCACAAGCTGAGGCGATGATCGCGGCGGGTGTTGATATTGATTACGTCGTTGAAATCGACGTGCCAGATGCCAACATCGTTGATCGTATGGCCGGCCGCCGTGTGCACGTGGCTTCGGGCCGTACTTTCCACATCAAATACAATCCACCAAAAGTGGAAGGCATTGATGATGAAACGGGCGAGCCTTTGGTGCAGCGTGATGACGATAAAGAAGACGTGGTCTTAAAGCGTTTGGGCGTTTATCACGAGCAAACCGAAGTCTTGGTTGATTTTTACGGTAAATTGGCGGCTTCTGGCCATGGCAATGCGCCGAAATACATCAAAATCGATGGCACGCAAGCGGTTGATGTGGTGCGTGAGCAAACGCTAAAAGCGTTGGGTGCATAA